Below is a genomic region from Thermoanaerobaculia bacterium.
CGAATGCGTGTCCTTCGGGAAACAGGAGCCGCCGAAACCCGGGCCGGTATGGAGGAATTTTCGAGGCGATCCGCAAAACGGTCCAGCTCGGCCGGGCCCCGCAGCGGTCGAGCGGAGGAGGCGAGCCGCGACGGTCTACCGGTCGATTTCGTATTCGGCGAGGGCGTCCAGCTGCCGCCGGGGGCCGGAGACCCGGAGCACGAGCGCGTCCCCTTCGTCCTTCTCCGAAAGGATCTTCGCCCGTGCCCGCACCCGCGCGATTTCGCGGGATGCCGCATAGGGAATGCGAAGCGCCATCTCGAGCTCGTCCGGCGCCCGCCGCTTTTCGATCTCCTCGATCAGGCGGTCGATCCCCTCGCCGGTCGCCGCGGAGACCCAGAGACCGGGCCGGCGGCGTGGAACGCGGTCCGCCTTCGTGAAGATCGGGAGCACCTTGCCCGGCTCGACGCCGAGTTCGGCGAACGTGTCGTCGGCGACGCGCTTCTCCTCGTCGGCCCATTCGGACGACCCGTCGATGGCGTGGATCACGAGATCGGCGTCGCGGATCTCCCCGAGCGTCGAGCGGAACGAGGCGACGAGGCCGGCGGGAAGCTTCCGGATCAGCCCGACCGTGTCGACGACGAGGAGGTCCGTCCCGCGGATCTTCCCCACGCGCGCGTCGAGCGTGGCGAAGAGGCGATCCGCGGCGAGCGCGGCATTTTCGGTGAGGCGGTTGAAGAGCGTCGTTTTTCCGGCGTTCGTGTAGCCGGCGATCGCGACCTGGAAAGCGTCCCGCCGGCCGCGCTTCTGGACCCTGCGGGACGTCTCGATCTTCGCGAGGTCCTTCTTCAGGAGCGAGATCCGGTGGCGGATCTTCCGCCGGTCGAGCTCGAGCTGCTGCTCGCCCGCGCCCCGGCCGCCGATCCCGCCGCCGAGACGCGACAGGCCCTTGTACTTCCCGGTCAGCCTCGGAAGCAGATACTCGTAGCTCGCGAGCGCCACCTGCGTGCGCGCCTCGCGAGAGCGGGCGTGGCGGTTGAAGATCTCCAGGATCAGTCCCGCGCGGTCGGTGACGCGGGGCAGCGTCTTCTCGAGATTCCGGACCTGGCCGGGCGCGAGGTCGTCGTCGAAGATGACGAGGTCCGCGTCGAGAGCGGCGGCGTTTCCGGAGATCTCTTCGACCGCGCCCGATCCGATGAACGTCGCCGGGTCGATCGACGAACGCTCGCGGACGTCGCGTCCGACGACTTCCATGTCCGCCGTGTCGGCGAGCCGCTCGAGCTCGTCCAGGTGCCTTTCGACTTCGGAGCGGGTGGTGCCGCGGGTGACGACGCCGACGAGGAGGGCTTTTTCCCGGGTCAACGAAGGGACCGATCCATTCGCATCAGTCGTCGTTAGGTTAGGATTATTGGCGGATGGAGTCAATCCGCGCCCGCCGGGAGCGCGACCTTCGCGAAACTCTCGAAAGCCTCTATCGCCGCTACGAGCGGTCGACGAGCCCCGACCCGATCGCCCTGGTGCGCCGCTACGAGGCGCGCGAAGATCGGGAGGTCGCGGGCTGGATCGCGTCGGCATTCGCGTACGGCCGCGTCGACCAGATCATCAAGGACGTCCGGGCTCTGCTCGAGGCCCTCGGGCCGAATCCGGCGAAGACGGTCGCCGCGAGGACGTTCACCGCGGGCGATCTCGCGTTCTTCCGTCACCGGTTCCACGGCCCGAGGGACGCGGCCGATCTCCTGTTCATCGTCGGCGAGTGCATCCGCCGGGAAGGATCGGTCGGGAAGTTCTTCGCCCGGCGGTTCCCGCCCGACGAGTCGGTCGCGGGGATGCTCGACCGCGTGAGCTCGGAAGCGCTCTCGTGGCGCGCGCCGTCGAAGACCCTCGGCTTCCTCCTCCCGAAGCCCTCCGACGGCTCGGCGTGCAAGCGCTGGAACCTGTACCTGCGATGGATGGTGCGGGACGACGCGATGGATTTCGGGCTCTGGAAGGAGATCCCGGCGTCCGCGCTCGTGATCCCGACGGACACCCACGTTCACCGGGTCAGCCGCCGGCTCGGTCTCACCCGCCGGAAATCCGCCGACTGGCGCACGGCCGAAGAGATCACCGCGCGGCTCGCGCGCCTCGATCCGGCCGACCCCGTCAAGTACGATTTCGCGATC
It encodes:
- a CDS encoding TIGR02757 family protein, encoding MESIRARRERDLRETLESLYRRYERSTSPDPIALVRRYEAREDREVAGWIASAFAYGRVDQIIKDVRALLEALGPNPAKTVAARTFTAGDLAFFRHRFHGPRDAADLLFIVGECIRREGSVGKFFARRFPPDESVAGMLDRVSSEALSWRAPSKTLGFLLPKPSDGSACKRWNLYLRWMVRDDAMDFGLWKEIPASALVIPTDTHVHRVSRRLGLTRRKSADWRTAEEITARLARLDPADPVKYDFAICQLGVLEICRTKPRLSDCPSCPAQRVCPIGRRRVRFVEAA
- the hflX gene encoding GTPase HflX; amino-acid sequence: MTREKALLVGVVTRGTTRSEVERHLDELERLADTADMEVVGRDVRERSSIDPATFIGSGAVEEISGNAAALDADLVIFDDDLAPGQVRNLEKTLPRVTDRAGLILEIFNRHARSREARTQVALASYEYLLPRLTGKYKGLSRLGGGIGGRGAGEQQLELDRRKIRHRISLLKKDLAKIETSRRVQKRGRRDAFQVAIAGYTNAGKTTLFNRLTENAALAADRLFATLDARVGKIRGTDLLVVDTVGLIRKLPAGLVASFRSTLGEIRDADLVIHAIDGSSEWADEEKRVADDTFAELGVEPGKVLPIFTKADRVPRRRPGLWVSAATGEGIDRLIEEIEKRRAPDELEMALRIPYAASREIARVRARAKILSEKDEGDALVLRVSGPRRQLDALAEYEIDR